CGATTTCAGTTCATGGATCTGAAAATTAATGAAGCGATGGCGATGAAAATTTGTCTTGATCACAAGTCGAAGTCTTGGTGACATTTACGGCTGCAGGTTAGCGTTTTATATGATTCCTCATATGTTTTTATTGTTCGTTGATTTGGATTGGGTTGGTGATTTACATGTGAAGTTGTGGCTGATGCTGAGAACCAGTAGAAGCGGACAAAGTCTCATTTTTCACTGGTTTCATATGTTGTTTGCCTGTTTGGCATAGGGTGTGGTGTGGCTTGGTGTCCTGTAAATTGAGCTAAATGGTGAACTCATGAAGGTAAACCGGATTATGTTATTTATGTGTAGAAGATTATATGCTTTAGTTAATATTGTATTTATGTAATATGACTATTAGATCTGGTTGTGTCGTTTTGTTTGCTAAGATTGGTCGTTTGGATATTCATAGCTTTGTTTATGTTAGTAAGAATCTGAAATTATTTGTATTTTTGTTTAATTGGTTTAAACAGAATCTGAGACCGTAGATACCGAGATGCCGTCCGACATCATTATTGAGCATAATGAAGAAATTTTGGGAATCAATTCATAAGAAACGACCGCAGATGGAGAAAGCCGTGAAGACGTTTGAAAGAGTCAACACTTCTAAAGGCGGCCGAGCGATTCCGGAAGATCAGAGACCTAACTGTTTCTTCTTTGTTACCGGTAGTGGTCCTTGGATTTACATTTTTACTGCTCTCTACCCGCCGTTTTTAGAACACTGACTAAATATCATTGTTTTGTTTTGGTTTGGTGCAGTGCATTGCAATTTCAGATACGTGTGTAGCCATGAAGGAATGGGTAGACCACCTTCACGCAGAGACAGCACTAAGCAGCATCCTCCCATGCGTAGACGAGCAAACAACAAACCAAACTCTCGCTCAAATCAAATTCGTCATCAACAGCATCGTCACCATCGTGAACGCCTTCGCCAACACAAACCCATCTCCAGGCCAAAACTTCTACTACAACCAGTCCAGACCGCCAATGCCTCCTCTCTGCAGCCCCTTCCACACAGACGTGGAAGATCGCGAGTGCGGCTCCTGGGAACTGTCAATAGGAAGCGCATCATCGGTACATACTTATCTTTGTAATGTATTTAACTAAACACCAAAGGTCCAAGGCATGTCTTAATGATTTTAGGTGTGGGAGAGCTACATATGCGAGGTAACAAAATCCGATGTCTGCACGACGGTGGGGAGAGTGACGCCTGAGATATACAAGCAGCTGGTGGCGGCTGTGAACGAGAGCTACGCGTTGGAGCATTACACGCCGCCGCTGCTTAGCTTTCGGGATTGCAACTTTGTGAGGGATACGTTTGAGAGTATTACATCGGACTACTGTCCGCCCTTGGAGCGTAATCTGAGGGTTGTGAACGCGGGGCTGGGGATGATCTCTGTTAGAGTGTTGTTGTGTCTGGTGCTGTGGGTATTTTATGCGAACCGCCCCCAAAGGGAGGAAGTGTTTGCGGATCCACACCGGCCTCAAGTAAAAGATCTTAGCTCTGGTAACGGCTTTGATAATGGTTGCTCAAATGATGAAACTAAGCGTTATGCGGAGGTCGTGTAGTATACAGAGGTATAGATATGTAGAATCATATTTTGTATTTTCATATATAAAAAAGAATCGATAATAAAAGTCATTTGTGTAGCATTCATGTAACATTAGTAAGTAAGAGGAGATAGAAGTGGAGCGAAGTTTCACTTTCTGGCTTTTGTTTCAGGAATATGATTTTGGAGTCTTGATTCGCAAAAAGTAATTACTGATCAACTCAAAGAGACTGAACATTGTTTTTACTTCACCGACACTTTCAGAATTGTTTCCCTTGTGAAATTGATTACTGACGTCTACTTTCAGTATATAACGGAAATGTCAGTTATTAACATTTTTTTATAAGACGTGTGATAACTTTTCTTTGCTCCAATATACATATATACATTGGATTAATAAAAATAGCAATGTAATATTTAAATGTGGGTGCTTATTTCTTTGTTTTTTGTGAAGAATCATTTAGGTACATTCTATTGTATTAAAGATGATTTTACAAATGTATTTTCATTAAAAAAAAACAAGGTTCCTATGACAAGGATGTGTATATGATTTTTTCTTTTGGTTCAAATCTGCGTTTACGATATAATAATGTTATATAGAGGAAAGACGGTGTGGTTGGTCAAAAAATCATAGATAAATATGGATATAGACCAAAAAAAAAAACAAAAAAAAATAGGCCAATTGTTAGAAACACATCAAGCAATCTGTATAGAAGTATAAGAGAAACAATTACATTTTATCGGTACAATTTTCAAAACCGGTATAACACATGTTACTACTACAGATTACGAAGGTTATGATTGGTTCGACTGTGACTGTAAAAATTTAGCTGTAAAAGTTTAGTTGGAGGTAAGATGGTTGTAGATGTAAAGTTGTTACTCTAAATTTTTTTGCAGAGACTTTTGATGTAATTAATTTTTTTGTAGTTGTAAGGTATATGTTGTAGATATTTTAAATAAAAATATGTGATGTATATATAAAATAATTTTTATTAATGATTTTTATAAATTATCAAAGTTTACTTTTATTTAAAATGTGATATGTAAATAATATTTTATGTTATTTAAAATATTTCAATAATTTTTAAAACACCCAGAATTAAATTAAAATATTTATATATGTTTTTATCATGATTATATAATTTATTTGATATTATAAATAGTTTTTTTGATTTTACAGTTTTTACAGCCTATAAAACAAAGATGTAGGTTTTTTTGCCTAAAATACATAAGAAAAAAATTTTGCTTTAATTTTTTTGTTATATCTTTAAAAATAAAGCTAAAGCATGATTGGTAAAAGTTAATAAAAATTTGTTGTAGCCTTTGACTAACAAAAATAAAGCTACAACATGATTGGTAAAGTGTAATGCTTTAAAAATAAATAAAGCTAAAGTAGAGAGATAAAACTCGAAGTTTGTTTTCGTAAATTGAGCAAAAGATATTTTAGCTCATGGTATCTATATATAATAGCAAACCTGTTTTTTCTTTAAACAATGATGTCATTCTTTTTTTATAGGAAAAAAAAAATAGAATCTAGCGGTTAGAATTGTTTCTAGGATATAATCTAATGGTTAAAATTTTGTTTAGGATAAACCTATGATGTCATTGATTTACTTTTAGCAATCGTCGTCTTCAATCCACCGTATCATAACTGGCGCCTCTTAAACATATTGCAAAATAAATTCACATCCTTACACTCGTAATCTTTCCTCACGAGTCGTATCGTTTCAGAATCTATATATAAAAGAGATTGTAAAGGTTGTCAGATTTATTTGAAGTTTTCTCTCATTCTCTCTATTGTTTCTTATCACTTTCTCTGTTTCTTTGATATACGTTGCTGGCATCTTCTTTCCTTTTTCCTATAAACCCTCTCTCCTTTTCAGATAATTTCATTTTCGTATTCTGTCTTTTTGAGTTTTTGATGAGTTTACTGTCCCGTTGAGTTTCTGCAATTTTAGATCATTCCTCTGACGAATACTGCATGTGATCAGTTTCTGGTGAGTTTACTGTCTTAATCTTTTCCAATATATTCAGTTTGGTTTTATGTTGTTGTTGTTTTGATGATGAGTTTATTGACCCCTATTGAGTTTTCTCTCTGCAATTACTCAATTTACTGCCCTGTTGAGTTTCTAATTCTCTCCATTCGAACATCGATTGAAACCACAATTTACAAGTTATCTTATCTTAAGTGCGAGAAGGTGCCTTTCCAAACTGATTTGGCGACCATATACGGAGACGCTAATTAATAGACGTTGCATTTACAATATCTGATTTTACAAATGTTTCCAAACGTAGAGACTATATGTTATTAGATGTTAGATTATTGATTGCAAGCTGAGTGATACAAACGTTAGAAAAAAACAGAAGTCAACAGTGCTTAAAACTTTTTTTTTTTTTGCTAAACTGTTAATATTCAAATTAATGAAAGAGTTAGATTTACAAAATCAGAGAGCACCACTATGGCAAAAAAAGGAAAAACATAATGGAGCTAGGAAAGATCTGAGAAGATCAGTTATCGCAGCCAACTCGACATGAGAGAGGCAAAATTCTTTCGTTGACGCTTTGCAGTGATGATAGTCCGAACGTCACGGTCAACAAGACGGAAGACTACAGCTGTGGAAAGGGAAATTTGGTTATGAATGACGTTATTACGCTGTTTCCACAGATGAAAAATGATGGCTTGTACTGAGATGCGACGAAGAGTGACAGCAGGTGATGTCTGCGCTCTCCAGCAATGCCTTTAGTAATGCAAGTTCCTACCATCATTGTTGGGATAGATGTATCCCATGGATCCCCTGGGCAGGCCATCACCTGCTGCGGCTGTGAGCCTCATACAATGGACACTCATATCAAAATATTGGGCATGTGTGCGTACTCAATCGCAGAAAGTGGAAATGATTAACAATCTCCTCAATCCTGTCACTCCCTTTTCGGGAGAACTCTTACAATTGAAGAGATTTTATGTTTCTAGATGTGAGATAATTAATTGTATAGATTGATATATGTGCATAGGAGAGATCAAATACATTCTTGTGTTAACAAATCATTTTTTAGCTCCACGTAAATTGTAGCAAACCTGTTTCATTCCTTCCACTGACATAAAATTCTTGTAGTTAATATTGTTACTGTAACCACCGATTTGTTGGCTTTTTATGATCGAAGAAATATAAATTTCTTGTAAGTAATAGAAACACATAGTTTAAAGAAGTCATGTCAACTATGTTTAGGTCTTCAGCAAAAAAAAGGAATACCAAAAATTTTGCCATACGTAGGAGCACAGAATAATGTTTACTTCTGATGCCATATGCATATCTATGGTAATAGCGAACATGAGAAAAAAATATATCCAAATTTTTATAGAGAGGAAAGTGGATAATATTTCTATCACAGAAATCTTATTTTCTGTTAGTTAGAACTTAGAAGGTGACCTCTGAGTAAGTTTTTAACTTTTACAAACATATTTTTATTTTATCTTCTGAGTAAATAATATTCTATATATTAAATTTTAACCATATTGAGAATATTCATTAAAATGTATAAATATATTTTTTTTTAACGTTGGATAATTATGCTATTACAACTATGAGAAATATTACAGACGATTTTACAGCCGACAATTCTACTTGCCGTATGAGGATTCACGCCTGACTGCATCACCTGAGCCGTCCTATGAGATCCATGTTTGACGATACTGCAGATCTCTTGTAAGGTTTTTCTCCTTTAATTCGCATAATTCCGCTTTCTCTGGGAATTGAAACCCAGACCTCTTGGTGTAGAAGCACTAATGAACCCTCGGTCAAACATAAAACCTAAATCAATATAATAAAAGCATTTGTCGAAAAAAGAGTAATTGTCTTTTCAAAAAAAAAGAAGAGCAATTGTTTATAATCATTATTTTAGTTGCAGTAGATTCAAAGAGCGTAATATATGACGAACTTACACAAAGAAAAAGATAAAGGTGTAAAATTATGTCTATTTGTGGTTATAGCCTTATGATTTGTTTGTCCAATAAAAAAAATTATGATTTGTTTAAATTGGATGGATTACATCAATTTTATGTATAGTATTTCATATTTGGGAAAATTGTTTTTTTTAGAGGAAAAAAATTGATAACTATGTCCTTTTAAACTAATATCTATTTTGTGTCATTTTTGCCTATAATACTTTTAATATTTTTGAAAATAAATTTAATAAATAGTTTTACAAACCAAAAAAATTTGGAAAAATAGTAACTATTGATAAAATACCTATGAACTTAGTGATATTTTTTTCAGTTCTAAAAATTTTTAAATCATAATTTTCAGATTATGTTTTAAATAAAGTAGAAATGACATTTTACGAAGTAGAAAACGAAATCCACTTTTTTCATTGAACCTACAATTTTTAAAATACATGATCTACGTAAATAAGAGTATTCTAAGAATATTTAGAATACACATTCTGCGCTTAACCTACCGATCTAAAATCTTTAGAAATCAAAATCTACACATTAATATAAATCTAAA
This genomic interval from Brassica oleracea var. oleracea cultivar TO1000 chromosome C2, BOL, whole genome shotgun sequence contains the following:
- the LOC106324447 gene encoding uncharacterized protein LOC106324447; protein product: MEKAVKTFERVNTSKGGRAIPEDQRPNCFFFCIAISDTCVAMKEWVDHLHAETALSSILPCVDEQTTNQTLAQIKFVINSIVTIVNAFANTNPSPGQNFYYNQSRPPMPPLCSPFHTDVEDRECGSWELSIGSASSVWESYICEVTKSDVCTTVGRVTPEIYKQLVAAVNESYALEHYTPPLLSFRDCNFVRDTFESITSDYCPPLERNLRVVNAGLGMISVRVLLCLVLWVFYANRPQREEVFADPHRPQVKDLSSGNGFDNGCSNDETKRYAEVV